Proteins encoded by one window of Kineosporia sp. NBRC 101731:
- a CDS encoding alpha/beta fold hydrolase, with translation MAARLRSRRILLPLLLVVVLAIWFAGARAGSSEAGFTQQNLQVSGTPESDGDPVDLDATLYLPERTPAPAVLLAHGFGGSKASVVSDAEDLAERGYVVLTYSARGMGSSGGLIHLDSPDYEVKDGQRMLDQLAGRPEVQTDRSGDPVVGVVGASYGGALALMLAGTDDRVDAIVPMITWNDLRQALFPQPTKTGGTGVFKKQWTASLLGSTLIGSGGSLGTTPSADQLKNLAEGDTQQALCGRLAEDLCQGYVQTATTGEPTADLLDLLGKSSPARVASKITVPSLLIQGQQDSLFPLSEADANARAIAAAGGDVKLYWDTGGHDAGFDTEPLRPVVADFLDSALSGGSLAGTPGFQVEVASGALASDTTAPTSQLRTSTLAPGVPSRDASGRVRESSAPLTQLKLSGAGQFALAPPGATPAAITSLPGAGALLSALGSTGSSLNLNALPGESATFQTEPLTRALTVTGSPRVTVGIASSAKEATLFASVVDVDEDGGTTLPSQLVAPIRVTGLGAGSTQDVTIDLPSVVRDIPAGHRLRVVLSTTDQAYAMPQEARLYRVSLAGDGMLTIPQARFTVTDAGSAVPWGGVIGVAGGVALILLLFLVLHRRKLSGKPDGTLTDTPIAIEGLGKAYGDGFRAVSDLSFRVERGQVLGLLGPNGAGKTTTLRMLMGLILPSEGRIRIFGHEVRPGAPVLSRLGSFIEGPGFLPHLSGRDNLSLYWRSTGRTADPYLEVALEIAGLGDDVDRKVRTYSQGMRQRLAIAQAMLGLPDLLVLDEPTNGLDPPQIREMREVLGRYAATGRTVVVSSHLLAEVEQSCSHVVVMAAGRLVAHGRVDELVGDGASVTVEVDSLLKGAEVAKAVAGVDEVRVVDGVLVVRADLQARADLVRDLVLAGVAVSRVAPSRGLEETFLALVGEEA, from the coding sequence TTGGCCGCCCGATTACGCTCCCGCCGGATCCTGCTGCCGCTGCTCTTGGTGGTGGTGCTCGCCATCTGGTTCGCCGGGGCCCGCGCCGGTTCCTCCGAGGCCGGCTTCACGCAGCAGAACCTCCAGGTCAGCGGCACCCCCGAGAGCGACGGTGACCCGGTCGACCTGGACGCCACGCTCTATCTGCCCGAACGCACCCCGGCCCCCGCGGTGCTGCTCGCCCACGGTTTCGGCGGGAGCAAGGCCAGCGTCGTGAGTGATGCCGAAGACCTCGCCGAGCGTGGCTACGTGGTGCTCACCTACAGCGCTCGCGGGATGGGTTCCTCCGGCGGGCTGATCCACCTCGACAGCCCGGACTACGAGGTGAAGGACGGGCAGCGGATGCTCGACCAGCTCGCCGGGCGTCCTGAGGTGCAGACCGACCGCAGCGGTGACCCGGTGGTCGGCGTGGTCGGTGCCTCCTACGGCGGCGCGCTGGCCCTGATGCTCGCGGGCACCGACGACCGGGTCGACGCGATCGTCCCGATGATCACCTGGAACGACCTGCGGCAGGCCCTGTTCCCACAGCCCACGAAAACCGGCGGGACCGGCGTCTTCAAGAAGCAGTGGACGGCCTCGCTGCTCGGCTCCACGCTGATCGGATCCGGGGGTTCCCTGGGCACCACACCGTCGGCCGACCAGCTGAAGAACCTCGCCGAGGGCGACACCCAGCAGGCCCTGTGCGGGCGCCTGGCCGAAGACCTCTGCCAAGGCTACGTGCAGACCGCGACCACCGGCGAGCCCACGGCCGACCTGCTCGACCTGCTCGGGAAGTCCAGCCCGGCGCGGGTCGCCTCGAAGATCACCGTCCCGTCGCTGCTGATCCAGGGGCAGCAGGACTCCCTGTTCCCGCTCTCCGAGGCCGACGCGAACGCCCGGGCCATCGCGGCGGCGGGTGGCGACGTGAAGCTGTACTGGGACACCGGCGGGCACGACGCGGGCTTCGACACCGAACCACTGCGCCCCGTCGTGGCCGATTTCCTCGACTCCGCGCTCTCGGGGGGTTCGCTCGCCGGCACACCCGGTTTTCAGGTCGAGGTGGCCTCCGGTGCGCTCGCCTCCGACACCACCGCACCTACCTCCCAATTGAGGACGTCGACGCTGGCACCGGGGGTGCCCTCACGGGACGCGTCGGGTCGGGTCCGGGAGAGCAGCGCCCCGCTCACCCAGCTGAAGCTGAGTGGCGCCGGTCAGTTCGCCCTGGCCCCGCCCGGTGCGACGCCCGCGGCCATCACCTCGCTGCCGGGAGCCGGGGCGTTGCTGAGTGCGCTGGGGTCGACCGGTTCTTCCCTCAACCTGAACGCTCTGCCCGGTGAGTCGGCGACGTTCCAGACCGAGCCGCTGACCCGGGCCCTCACCGTCACCGGCTCGCCCCGGGTGACGGTCGGCATCGCCTCGTCCGCGAAGGAAGCCACCCTGTTCGCCTCGGTCGTCGACGTGGACGAGGACGGCGGCACCACTCTTCCCTCGCAGCTCGTCGCGCCGATCCGGGTGACCGGACTCGGCGCCGGCTCGACTCAGGATGTGACGATCGACCTGCCCTCGGTGGTGCGGGACATCCCGGCCGGCCACCGGCTTCGGGTGGTGCTGAGTACCACCGATCAGGCCTACGCCATGCCCCAGGAAGCGCGCCTGTATCGGGTGTCCCTGGCCGGCGACGGGATGCTGACGATCCCGCAGGCCCGGTTCACGGTGACCGACGCCGGTTCGGCGGTGCCCTGGGGCGGCGTGATCGGTGTGGCCGGTGGGGTGGCCCTGATCCTGCTGCTGTTCCTCGTCCTCCATCGACGCAAACTCAGTGGGAAACCCGACGGGACACTGACCGACACACCCATCGCGATCGAGGGGCTGGGCAAGGCCTACGGTGACGGGTTCCGCGCGGTCAGCGACCTGAGTTTCCGGGTCGAACGGGGCCAGGTACTGGGGCTTCTCGGCCCGAACGGCGCCGGTAAGACGACCACACTGCGCATGCTGATGGGCCTGATCCTGCCCTCGGAGGGGCGTATCCGGATCTTCGGCCACGAGGTGCGGCCCGGGGCTCCGGTGCTGTCGCGGCTGGGTTCGTTCATCGAGGGCCCGGGATTCCTGCCGCACCTGTCGGGCCGCGACAACCTGTCCCTGTACTGGCGTTCCACGGGGCGCACGGCCGATCCGTACCTCGAGGTGGCGCTGGAGATCGCCGGTCTGGGCGACGACGTGGACCGCAAGGTGCGCACCTACAGCCAGGGCATGCGGCAGCGGCTGGCCATCGCCCAGGCCATGCTCGGCCTGCCCGACCTGCTGGTGCTCGACGAGCCCACGAACGGGCTCGATCCGCCGCAGATCCGCGAGATGCGCGAGGTGCTCGGCCGTTACGCGGCCACCGGACGCACCGTGGTGGTGTCCAGCCACCTGCTCGCCGAGGTCGAGCAGTCGTGCAGTCACGTGGTCGTCATGGCCGCCGGGCGGCTGGTGGCCCACGGACGCGTGGACGAGTTGGTCGGTGACGGCGCGTCGGTCACGGTCGAGGTGGACTCGCTGTTGAAGGGGGCCGAGGTAGCGAAGGCGGTCGCGGGGGTGGACGAGGTCCGCGTCGTCGACGGAGTTCTCGTCGTGCGCGCCGACCTGCAGGCTCGCGCCGACCTGGTGCGGGACCTGGTGCTGGCCGGGGTCGCGGTCTCCCGGGTGGCGCCGTCGCGCGGCCTGGAAGAGACGTTCCTGGCTCTGGTGGGGGAGGAGGCCTGA
- a CDS encoding ABC transporter permease, translating into MPATGHSEGLEHLPPPSDVVSPDGSAPGYSARRTLGLRVEARRQLTRRRTQISLGFLVVLPFILVAAFSFGEPGNGNPQTALVDLATSGAANFTVFTLFVSSGFLLVVIVALFAGDTVASEASWSSLRYLLAVPVPRSVLLRRKLTVALGYCLFALVLLPAVTYLVGGVFYGWSPLKTPLGGTIEGSELAVRLAIAVGYIAVSLLFVAALAFLVGVYTDAPLGAVGGAVMLVILSNILDSITALGDWRRFLPTHYSLAWTDVLSSELIWNAMVRGALWSIGYSAVLLAWAWWHFDRKDITS; encoded by the coding sequence ATGCCCGCGACCGGTCATTCGGAAGGGCTGGAGCACCTGCCCCCGCCCTCAGATGTGGTGTCACCCGACGGTTCCGCACCGGGTTACAGCGCCCGGCGCACCCTCGGCCTGCGGGTCGAGGCCCGGCGTCAGCTCACCCGGCGGCGCACCCAGATCTCGCTCGGTTTCCTCGTCGTGCTGCCGTTCATCCTGGTCGCCGCCTTCAGTTTCGGTGAGCCCGGCAACGGCAACCCGCAGACCGCCCTCGTCGACCTGGCCACCAGTGGCGCCGCGAACTTCACGGTCTTCACGCTGTTCGTCAGCTCGGGCTTCCTGCTCGTCGTGATCGTGGCCCTGTTCGCCGGCGACACCGTGGCCAGCGAGGCGAGCTGGTCGAGCCTGCGCTACCTGCTGGCCGTCCCCGTACCCCGTTCCGTGCTGCTGCGCCGGAAACTCACGGTGGCGCTGGGGTATTGCCTCTTCGCCCTGGTGCTGCTGCCCGCCGTGACCTATCTCGTCGGTGGGGTCTTCTACGGCTGGTCACCCCTGAAGACCCCGCTCGGCGGAACCATCGAGGGCTCGGAACTGGCTGTGCGACTGGCGATCGCGGTCGGCTACATCGCGGTGTCCCTGCTGTTCGTGGCCGCGCTCGCCTTCCTCGTCGGGGTCTACACGGATGCTCCGCTGGGTGCCGTGGGCGGTGCCGTGATGCTGGTGATCCTCTCCAACATCCTTGACTCCATCACGGCTCTCGGCGACTGGCGGCGTTTCCTGCCCACCCACTACTCCCTTGCCTGGACCGACGTCCTCAGTTCCGAACTGATCTGGAATGCCATGGTGAGAGGCGCACTTTGGTCGATCGGGTACAGCGCGGTGCTGCTCGCCTGGGCCTGGTGGCACTTCGATCGCAAAGACATCACGAGCTGA
- the pstS gene encoding phosphate ABC transporter substrate-binding protein PstS — translation MKLSKHVALTSVALAGALALTACGSDDNSTGSSGSDETGTSVSGTLNGEGSSAQKNAIEEVISTFGDDNPDATVNYNPTGSGDGVKNFIAKQVDFAGSDSALKTEAVDGVVEADAAAERCGGNPAWNLPLVAGPIAIAYNLPGVEGLTLTPDVASEIFLGEIKTWNDPKIAAINEGVTLPSTAISVFFRSDESGTTENFQKYLSGSAPKAWTAEPSKVWPGKVGEGRAKSDGVAQGVKSVEGGITYAEWSYATSNNLGVAKIDNGAGAVELTGESAGAALTAAEVAGEGNDLKLKLDYATQTAGTYPIVLVTYEIVCSKGLDADKTTLLKAFLKHFASADTQTGLQEAGYAPLPAEIQTKVNTAIDAIS, via the coding sequence TTGAAGCTCTCCAAGCACGTCGCGCTCACCAGTGTGGCGCTGGCAGGCGCCCTCGCGCTGACCGCCTGTGGCTCGGATGACAACAGCACCGGCAGCAGCGGCTCCGACGAGACCGGCACCTCGGTCAGCGGCACGCTGAACGGTGAGGGCTCCTCCGCCCAGAAGAACGCCATCGAAGAGGTCATCTCCACCTTCGGTGACGACAACCCGGACGCCACGGTCAACTACAACCCGACCGGCTCGGGCGACGGTGTCAAGAACTTCATCGCCAAGCAGGTCGACTTCGCCGGTTCCGACTCGGCCCTGAAGACCGAGGCCGTGGACGGCGTGGTCGAGGCCGACGCCGCCGCCGAGCGCTGTGGCGGCAACCCGGCGTGGAACCTTCCGCTGGTGGCCGGCCCCATCGCCATTGCCTACAACCTTCCCGGTGTCGAGGGCCTGACCCTCACCCCCGATGTCGCCTCCGAGATCTTCCTCGGTGAGATCAAGACCTGGAACGACCCCAAGATCGCCGCGATCAACGAGGGCGTCACGCTCCCCTCCACCGCGATCTCCGTGTTCTTCCGCTCGGACGAGTCCGGCACCACCGAGAACTTCCAGAAGTACCTGTCCGGTTCCGCCCCGAAGGCCTGGACCGCTGAGCCGTCGAAGGTGTGGCCGGGCAAGGTCGGCGAGGGTCGCGCCAAGTCCGACGGTGTGGCCCAGGGCGTGAAGAGCGTCGAGGGTGGCATCACCTACGCCGAGTGGAGCTACGCGACCTCCAACAACCTGGGTGTCGCCAAGATCGACAACGGTGCGGGCGCCGTCGAGCTGACCGGTGAGAGTGCGGGCGCGGCCCTGACCGCGGCCGAGGTCGCCGGTGAGGGCAACGACCTCAAGCTGAAGCTCGACTACGCCACCCAAACCGCGGGTACCTACCCGATCGTCCTGGTGACGTACGAGATCGTCTGCTCGAAGGGCCTGGACGCCGACAAGACGACGCTGCTGAAGGCTTTCCTGAAGCACTTCGCGAGCGCCGACACCCAGACGGGTCTCCAGGAGGCCGGCTACGCGCCGCTCCCCGCCGAGATCCAGACCAAGGTGAACACCGCGATCGACGCCATCTCCTGA
- the pstC gene encoding phosphate ABC transporter permease subunit PstC produces MSTITGHSELDAEPSGDSASTGRRGDRIFSGLATGSGVFIIVLVVAVAVFLLSQAIPALLDNKANFLFDRVWEVNDSELRFGIPDLLYVTVVSSLVAMLIAVPIAILVALFLTQYAPARLAAPFGYLVDLLAAVPSIVYGLWGFFVFREYVEPVQNWLADYFGWTKLLEEPVSLGTVFLASIVLAIMILPIVTAISREVFAQTPATHKEAALALGATRWEMIRTAVIPFGTPGVISAAMLGLGRALGETIAVTIIVSTNPGAFRFSLFSGGETFASKIANNAGELGSSTKAGAYIAAGLVLFVLTFLVNAAARIIIERRKAFSE; encoded by the coding sequence ATGTCCACCATCACCGGCCATTCCGAGCTCGACGCCGAGCCATCCGGCGACTCAGCTTCCACCGGTAGGCGCGGCGACCGCATCTTCAGCGGGCTGGCCACCGGCTCCGGCGTCTTCATCATCGTCCTGGTCGTCGCCGTCGCGGTGTTCCTGCTCAGCCAGGCCATTCCGGCTCTGCTCGACAACAAGGCCAACTTCCTTTTCGACCGGGTCTGGGAGGTGAACGACAGCGAACTGCGGTTCGGCATTCCCGACCTGCTGTACGTCACCGTTGTCTCGTCCCTGGTCGCCATGCTCATTGCGGTGCCGATCGCGATCCTGGTGGCGCTCTTCCTCACCCAGTACGCGCCGGCCCGGCTGGCCGCGCCGTTCGGCTACCTGGTCGACCTGCTGGCCGCCGTGCCCTCGATCGTCTACGGCCTCTGGGGCTTCTTCGTCTTCCGGGAGTACGTGGAGCCCGTGCAGAACTGGCTGGCCGACTACTTCGGCTGGACGAAACTGCTCGAGGAGCCGGTCTCTCTCGGCACGGTGTTCCTGGCCTCGATCGTGCTGGCGATCATGATCCTGCCGATCGTGACCGCCATCTCCCGTGAGGTCTTCGCCCAGACGCCCGCGACCCACAAGGAAGCCGCCCTGGCTCTGGGCGCCACCCGCTGGGAGATGATCCGCACCGCCGTCATCCCGTTCGGGACGCCGGGCGTCATCTCCGCCGCGATGCTCGGCCTGGGCCGCGCGCTGGGTGAGACCATCGCGGTCACGATCATCGTCAGCACTAACCCCGGCGCGTTCCGCTTCTCCCTGTTCTCCGGTGGCGAGACCTTCGCCTCGAAGATCGCGAACAACGCGGGTGAGCTGGGCTCCTCGACCAAGGCCGGTGCCTACATCGCCGCCGGGCTGGTGCTGTTCGTCCTCACCTTCCTGGTCAATGCAGCGGCCCGGATCATCATCGAGCGCAGGAAGGCCTTCTCCGAGTGA
- the pstA gene encoding phosphate ABC transporter permease PstA: protein MTQDTLSPAPASPIDKPSASRAVKDKLATVAVWTAFGIAIIPLVWILYTVIDRGAGLLFDPHWWTNSQRGIVARVAGGGAYHAIIGTLLQAVVTAVIAVPIAVFTAIYLVEYGRGKLARTVSFMVDILTGIPSIVAALFIYAVWVTTFGLERVGFAVCLALVLLMIPVVVRSTEEMLKLVPNELREASYALGVPKWKTIFKIVLPTSFSGIVTGVLLGLARIMGETAPLLILGPYSKSINTDLFGGFMAALPTMINQDRVESYAPALNRVWAAALTLIVLVMVLNIAGRVIARRSKVSR, encoded by the coding sequence CTGACGCAAGACACCCTGTCCCCCGCTCCGGCTTCCCCGATCGACAAGCCGAGCGCTTCTCGGGCCGTCAAGGACAAGCTCGCCACGGTCGCGGTCTGGACCGCCTTCGGTATCGCGATCATTCCGCTGGTCTGGATCCTCTACACGGTCATCGACCGGGGTGCCGGCCTGCTGTTCGACCCCCACTGGTGGACGAACTCCCAGCGCGGCATCGTCGCCCGGGTCGCGGGCGGCGGCGCCTACCACGCCATCATCGGCACGTTGCTACAGGCGGTCGTCACGGCGGTCATCGCAGTCCCGATCGCGGTCTTCACCGCGATCTACCTGGTCGAATACGGCCGGGGAAAGCTGGCCCGCACGGTCAGCTTCATGGTCGACATCCTCACCGGTATCCCCTCGATCGTGGCCGCGCTGTTCATCTACGCGGTCTGGGTGACCACCTTCGGTCTGGAGCGGGTCGGCTTCGCGGTCTGCCTGGCCCTGGTGCTGCTGATGATCCCGGTCGTGGTGCGCTCCACCGAGGAGATGCTGAAGCTCGTCCCGAACGAGCTGCGCGAGGCGTCGTACGCGCTCGGCGTGCCGAAGTGGAAGACGATCTTCAAGATCGTGCTGCCGACCTCCTTCAGCGGCATCGTCACCGGCGTGCTGCTGGGCCTGGCCCGCATCATGGGTGAGACCGCGCCGCTGCTGATCCTCGGCCCGTACTCGAAGTCGATCAACACCGACCTCTTCGGCGGGTTCATGGCCGCTCTGCCGACGATGATCAACCAGGACCGGGTCGAGTCCTACGCCCCTGCCCTGAACCGGGTCTGGGCCGCCGCGCTCACGCTGATCGTGCTGGTGATGGTGCTCAACATCGCCGGTCGCGTCATCGCCCGCCGCAGCAAGGTCAGCCGCTAG
- the pstB gene encoding phosphate ABC transporter ATP-binding protein PstB, producing MAQRIDVKDLNVYYSSFKAVEGVSMAVDPRTVTAFIGPSGCGKSTFLRTLNRMHEVIPGGRVEGSVQLNGRDLYAKEVDPVAVRRTVGMVFQRPNPFPTMSIFDNVAAGLRLNGEKRKKVLAERVEKSLRGANLWNEVKDRLAKPGAGLSGGQQQRLCIARAIAVQPQVLLMDEPCSALDPISTMAVEDLINELKTEYTIVIVTHNMQQAARVSDRTAFFNLAATGKPGRLVEINDTDKIFSNPTEKATEDYISGRFG from the coding sequence ATGGCCCAGCGCATCGATGTCAAAGACCTGAACGTCTACTACAGCTCGTTCAAGGCCGTCGAGGGCGTCTCGATGGCTGTCGACCCCCGCACGGTCACGGCCTTCATCGGCCCCTCCGGCTGCGGCAAGTCCACGTTCCTGCGCACGCTCAACCGCATGCACGAGGTGATCCCGGGGGGCCGGGTCGAGGGCAGCGTCCAGCTCAACGGCCGCGACCTGTACGCCAAGGAGGTCGACCCGGTGGCCGTGCGCCGCACCGTCGGCATGGTGTTCCAGCGCCCGAACCCGTTCCCGACCATGTCGATCTTCGACAACGTCGCCGCGGGTCTGCGCCTGAACGGTGAGAAGCGCAAGAAGGTGCTGGCGGAGCGGGTGGAGAAGTCGCTGCGCGGCGCCAACCTGTGGAACGAGGTCAAGGACCGTCTGGCCAAGCCCGGAGCCGGTCTCTCCGGCGGTCAGCAGCAGCGTCTGTGCATCGCCCGCGCGATCGCCGTCCAGCCGCAGGTGCTGCTCATGGACGAGCCCTGCTCGGCGCTCGACCCGATCTCGACCATGGCCGTCGAGGACCTGATCAACGAGCTGAAGACCGAGTACACGATCGTGATCGTCACCCACAACATGCAGCAGGCCGCCCGCGTCAGTGACCGCACGGCCTTCTTCAACCTCGCCGCTACCGGCAAGCCCGGCCGCCTGGTCGAGATCAACGACACCGACAAGATCTTCAGCAACCCCACGGAGAAGGCCACCGAGGACTACATCTCGGGCCGCTTCGGGTGA
- a CDS encoding ATP-binding protein gives MKIAQKLGLLVGALLAAVLVTILVLSAQLSSTSREYKDLIDGNIQQRETSRTMLVAFGQQVTAFQQILLQARTADDYKRLKGVYDEHVDTVNGLNDELLKNVGPEDPRLKTSLEEFQSSHKAVGIQYTAALNAFVASRYQAVDEVSTSAEGLEQFPNDLVNVIADYRTRSAQELIQQQNDSTSSRLRLIYIGGVLLLLLATGFAVVVVRGIVRPVRSLTNAALAVANDRLPKVVAEINDLPAEAPAPSLPRFQVNTRDELAELAGALSTLQDSAVGLALEQRRNEQANAETLVNLGRRNQSLMTRMLGYVTELERDESNPSSLDRLFRLDHLTTRIRRNAESLLVLAGAKQTRTWSHPIAMQDVVRASLSEIEEYNRVTVHHMDHAKVAGSVAADLTHMLAELLENGTRFSPRERQVQVVGRLIPSGYQFDVIDSGLGMTEEELDAANDRIAHAGQRRPDAKVLGLHVVGRIAARRDMVVQLLPSDQVGLTAQVLVPGSVISDAKLPTNFHEVTDVPMLSPAPSKKTDVSEPPAPALAPTPRRTPTAAPAGRQSPKPAGGGVVQPFPGGSSAPVGAPAQGHMPQRPQLTSGSSPNLPAPAGLPSGLSSASQNPQNPSRRVRGAQLGDLGSNLRDQTPRAVDPELARSQMSSLQSGVAAARRGNDQAAHQNDRPPATAQTPAGSQNPIPVRRVRGAQLGELGAGTPGESQNSTVDPNRVRSQMSSLQSGVAAARREAGPTGEPAPQNPPPPTAPVRRVRGAQLSELDTGAGGAFRGLPRDAAGIGRQLSGLQAGTTRATRETGRPNAGDEETMGSNE, from the coding sequence ATGAAGATCGCACAGAAGCTCGGCCTGCTGGTCGGTGCTCTCCTGGCGGCGGTACTGGTCACGATTCTCGTCCTCTCGGCCCAGCTCTCGTCCACCTCCCGGGAGTACAAGGACCTGATCGACGGCAACATCCAGCAGCGTGAGACCTCCCGCACGATGCTGGTGGCCTTCGGGCAGCAGGTGACCGCCTTCCAGCAGATCTTGCTGCAGGCCCGGACCGCCGATGACTACAAGCGTCTCAAGGGTGTGTACGACGAGCACGTCGACACGGTGAACGGGCTCAACGACGAGCTGCTCAAGAACGTCGGGCCGGAGGACCCGCGGCTGAAGACGTCGCTGGAGGAGTTCCAGTCGTCGCACAAGGCCGTCGGTATCCAGTACACCGCCGCGCTGAACGCCTTCGTCGCCTCTCGCTACCAGGCTGTCGACGAGGTCAGCACCTCGGCCGAGGGCCTCGAGCAGTTCCCGAACGACCTGGTCAACGTCATCGCCGACTACCGCACCCGGTCCGCCCAGGAACTGATCCAGCAGCAGAACGACTCCACCTCGAGCCGTCTGCGCCTCATCTACATCGGTGGCGTGCTGCTCCTGCTGCTCGCGACCGGCTTCGCCGTCGTGGTGGTGCGGGGCATCGTGCGCCCGGTGCGCTCGCTGACCAACGCCGCCCTCGCAGTCGCCAACGACCGTCTGCCCAAGGTCGTGGCGGAGATCAACGACCTGCCGGCGGAGGCACCCGCGCCGAGCCTCCCGCGGTTCCAGGTCAACACCCGCGACGAGCTCGCCGAACTGGCCGGCGCCCTGAGCACCCTGCAGGACAGCGCCGTCGGCCTGGCCCTGGAGCAGCGGCGTAACGAGCAGGCCAACGCGGAGACCCTGGTCAACCTGGGTCGCCGTAACCAGAGCCTGATGACTCGTATGCTCGGTTACGTCACCGAGCTGGAGCGGGACGAGAGCAACCCCTCGTCCCTGGACCGCCTGTTCCGTCTGGACCACCTGACCACCCGTATCCGGCGGAACGCCGAATCGCTGCTGGTCCTCGCCGGTGCCAAGCAGACCCGTACCTGGTCGCACCCGATCGCCATGCAAGACGTGGTGCGCGCCTCGCTCTCCGAGATCGAGGAGTACAACCGGGTCACCGTGCACCACATGGACCACGCCAAGGTGGCGGGTTCGGTCGCGGCCGACCTCACGCACATGCTCGCGGAGCTGCTGGAGAACGGCACCCGGTTCTCCCCCCGGGAGCGTCAGGTGCAGGTGGTCGGACGGCTCATCCCCAGCGGTTACCAGTTCGACGTCATCGACTCCGGCCTCGGTATGACCGAGGAGGAGCTGGACGCGGCGAACGACCGGATCGCCCACGCCGGCCAGCGCCGGCCGGACGCGAAGGTGCTGGGCCTGCACGTGGTCGGCCGGATCGCCGCCCGTCGTGACATGGTCGTGCAGCTGCTGCCGTCCGACCAGGTCGGCCTCACCGCGCAGGTTCTCGTGCCCGGTTCGGTCATCAGCGATGCGAAGCTGCCGACGAACTTCCACGAGGTCACCGACGTCCCGATGCTGAGCCCCGCGCCCAGCAAGAAGACCGACGTGTCCGAACCCCCGGCCCCCGCCCTGGCCCCCACGCCCCGGCGTACGCCCACCGCGGCCCCGGCCGGGCGCCAGTCCCCGAAACCGGCCGGCGGGGGCGTGGTCCAGCCCTTTCCGGGAGGGTCGTCCGCGCCCGTCGGCGCCCCGGCCCAAGGACACATGCCGCAACGCCCACAGCTGACCTCGGGCTCCTCGCCGAACCTTCCGGCTCCGGCCGGACTGCCCTCCGGCCTCTCGTCGGCGTCGCAGAACCCGCAGAACCCGTCCCGGCGGGTCCGCGGGGCCCAGCTGGGCGATCTCGGCTCGAACCTGCGCGATCAGACCCCGCGCGCAGTTGATCCTGAACTCGCGAGGTCGCAGATGTCCTCGCTGCAGTCCGGAGTCGCCGCGGCCCGTCGTGGTAACGACCAGGCCGCTCACCAGAACGACCGGCCCCCGGCCACCGCGCAGACCCCCGCCGGCTCGCAGAACCCGATCCCGGTGCGCCGGGTGCGGGGCGCGCAGCTCGGGGAGCTCGGGGCCGGGACTCCGGGAGAGTCCCAGAACAGCACCGTCGATCCGAATCGCGTGAGGTCGCAGATGTCTTCGCTTCAGTCAGGGGTGGCGGCCGCACGCCGGGAGGCCGGCCCCACCGGTGAGCCGGCCCCCCAGAACCCGCCGCCGCCCACCGCCCCGGTCCGCCGGGTCCGGGGCGCGCAGCTCTCCGAACTCGACACCGGCGCCGGCGGCGCCTTCCGCGGCCTGCCCCGCGACGCCGCGGGTATCGGCCGTCAGCTGTCGGGCCTGCAGGCCGGCACCACCCGGGCCACCCGTGAGACGGGCCGGCCCAACGCAGGAGATGAAGAGACCATGGGGAGCAACGAATGA
- a CDS encoding roadblock/LC7 domain-containing protein, giving the protein MSPNGYGATAVLSPAAQNVSWMLDNFVRETAGVEQIIGVSSDGLLMAMSVRMDRGDADKLGATVSGLTTLAQSASHLLNKGGLTQVIIEFSGGYLLCSMINGRACLGVVTSQQCDLGLVGYETAMLVERVGALLTPELISELKANLAR; this is encoded by the coding sequence ATGAGCCCGAACGGATACGGCGCGACGGCAGTCCTGAGCCCCGCCGCCCAGAACGTCAGCTGGATGCTCGACAACTTCGTCCGCGAGACCGCCGGCGTCGAGCAGATCATCGGAGTCTCCTCCGACGGTCTGCTGATGGCCATGTCGGTGCGGATGGACCGCGGTGACGCGGACAAGCTGGGGGCCACGGTCTCCGGCCTGACCACGCTCGCCCAGAGCGCCAGCCACCTGCTGAACAAGGGCGGCCTGACCCAGGTCATCATCGAGTTCTCCGGTGGTTACCTGCTCTGCTCGATGATCAACGGCCGCGCCTGCCTGGGTGTCGTCACCTCCCAGCAGTGCGACCTCGGTCTGGTCGGTTACGAGACCGCCATGCTGGTCGAGCGGGTCGGTGCCCTGCTGACGCCCGAACTGATCTCCGAGCTCAAGGCGAACCTGGCGCGGTGA
- a CDS encoding DUF742 domain-containing protein encodes MSDYDGLNEEQESFGRPFLGRVIRSEADHGFAPEPVDETPGGHNRPYLITGGRTGGGAAGIGIETLLIRDPGAVPNNAWSPEMAMIVRTCDRALAVAEVAAYIGLPIGVVQVLAGDLVAAGVLQRSATSKSLADDVAFIERLIHGVSAL; translated from the coding sequence GTGAGCGACTACGACGGGCTCAACGAGGAGCAGGAGAGCTTCGGCCGGCCGTTCCTCGGCCGGGTCATCCGGTCCGAGGCCGATCACGGGTTCGCGCCCGAGCCGGTGGACGAGACCCCAGGCGGTCACAACCGCCCGTACCTGATCACCGGTGGCCGTACCGGCGGCGGCGCCGCCGGCATCGGTATCGAGACCCTGCTGATCCGCGACCCGGGCGCTGTTCCCAACAACGCCTGGTCGCCGGAGATGGCGATGATCGTGCGCACGTGCGACAGGGCACTCGCGGTGGCCGAGGTGGCCGCCTACATCGGCCTGCCGATCGGGGTGGTCCAGGTGCTTGCCGGAGACCTGGTCGCGGCCGGCGTTCTCCAGCGGTCCGCGACGTCGAAGTCCCTGGCGGACGACGTCGCCTTCATCGAGAGGTTGATTCACGGTGTCTCTGCACTCTGA